CTCGATCGCGAACATAGAGTGCTGGTGTTCTGCGCTTGAACCGCGAGCTAAGTTGAAGATCGTGCAAATCTAAAACCCCTTCGAAGTCGGTATCGAAATGAACTATGGAATCTTCGGTTTCTAAGGGTGTAGAAGCCCTCGCGGACTTATTGCTGAAACTGCCTTTAGAGCATCGTTGTCACCGGCTTCTGGATTTGGCGGTACAGGAGATTTCAGCTTGGGATGATGTTGCTCTTGTTCGTATCTGGCAATTGAGAGAAGGTGATATCTGCGACCGCTGCTCTCTTTCGTTGGAATGCTCCCAAAAGGTCAAGTGCATGCATTTGGTGGCGAGCTGTGGTCGATCTCTAGCGAATTCTGGCGAAGTATGGAACAGATTGGACGGTCGATTCGCTCGGTTTCCTTTAGGCGTTCGGAAAGTTGGGCATGTGGCTCAAACGGGGCAATCGGTCACAGTTAACCTTAGCGAAGACCGCAGTTGGGTCGTTGATCCGAAGTGGGCGATTGATGAGGGCATCAGGGGAATTAATGCCCAGCCTTTATTATTTCGTGGAAAAATTTTGGGTGTACTCGGGATTTTCGTTCGACGTGAAATCGATCGAGATCTCGCTCGGTTTCAAAGGATGGTAGCGGATCATTTGGCGATGGCTATTGCGAATGCGGAGGCCTTCGAGGAGATCCGAGAATTGCAGGATCGCTTGGAGTTGGAAAATGAATACCTACGCACCGAAGTAGAGGAAAGTCGGAGTTTTGGTGAAATCGTTGGCCGTAGCGGTCCCGTGCAGCAGATTGTTACCAAAGTCGAATTGGTTGCTGAAACTGGAGCGAGTGTTCTGATCACTGGGGAGTCGGGAACCGGAAAGGAATTGATAGCTCGCGAGATCCACAGGCGCAGCCTACGCAAAGATATGCCCATGATTCGTGTTAACTGCGCGGGTATCCCCGCTAGTTTATTTGAAAGCGAACTCTTTGGTCACGCCAAAGGTGCGTTCACAGGGGCTTTGAGGGATCGGCCAGGCCGTTTCGAAGCGGCAGCAGGAGGGACGCTGTTTTTGGATGAAATCGGTGAGATGCCGATCGATTTGCAAGCCAAGTTGCTACGCGTCCTGCAAGAAGGACAGTACGAGCGAGTGGGGGAGGATCGGACGCGAAACGTAGACGTGCGAATCGT
The sequence above is a segment of the Pelagicoccus albus genome. Coding sequences within it:
- a CDS encoding sigma-54-dependent Fis family transcriptional regulator; its protein translation is MESSVSKGVEALADLLLKLPLEHRCHRLLDLAVQEISAWDDVALVRIWQLREGDICDRCSLSLECSQKVKCMHLVASCGRSLANSGEVWNRLDGRFARFPLGVRKVGHVAQTGQSVTVNLSEDRSWVVDPKWAIDEGIRGINAQPLLFRGKILGVLGIFVRREIDRDLARFQRMVADHLAMAIANAEAFEEIRELQDRLELENEYLRTEVEESRSFGEIVGRSGPVQQIVTKVELVAETGASVLITGESGTGKELIAREIHRRSLRKDMPMIRVNCAGIPASLFESELFGHAKGAFTGALRDRPGRFEAAAGGTLFLDEIGEMPIDLQAKLLRVLQEGQYERVGEDRTRNVDVRIVAATNRDLKEEVRENRFREDLFYRLNVFPIEAPPLRDRKEDISALVAHFVEHLAKRHGMKTPVVSKSQIQVLCRYDWPGNVRELQNQVERSLITSRGRNLKFEIPRAESLSQEPQSQSFGDEILSEEQMVEFQRVNILKALRKTEGRVYGEDGAAALLNLKPSTLASRMKKLRIELRTRNRPWDVD